The Mya arenaria isolate MELC-2E11 chromosome 16, ASM2691426v1 genome includes a window with the following:
- the LOC128222379 gene encoding cerebellin-3-like: MEIRLEELGKTVENLQNENKNLKESLNDLDSIKTELTVTNTTLHRLEETIDITSASTLALQDDLERTRTALNASTAAKGVFQDPRPAFLAILSNDISTTTAGQTILFDNVVTNIGSAYNGETGTFTAPIEGLYLISVKITGYYSDSSSSGTTDYYRLKKNDKLYLRLFVNVNSKTHKFDSSSVITVMELGKGDSVNVHCNQSNKYVEGTDTNTFFSGFLIE; encoded by the exons ATGGAAATACGACTGGAAGAACTTGGAAAGACTGTTGAAAACCTacagaatgaaaacaaaaacctcAAAGAGTCCTTGAACGATCTCGACTCTATAAAGACTGAATTAACAGTGACAAACACAACTTTACATCGACTGGAAGAGACTATCGACATCACCTCTGCCTCGACTCTCGCTCTTCAAGATGACTTGGAGAGAACGAGAACCGCCTTAAATGCATCTACCGCGGCAAAAGGTGTATTTCAAG ATCCCCGCCCGGCGTTTTTAGCCATCCTTTCAAACGATATATCGACAACAACAGCAGGACAGACGATACTATTTGACAATGTTGTCACCAACATCGGATCAGCATACAACGGCGAAACAGGCACGTTTACCGCCCCAATAGAAGGCTTGTATCTGATCTCTGTCAAGATCACCGGTTACTATAGTGATTCATCTAGCAGTGGAACTACCGATTATTACCGACTGAAAAAGAACGACAAATTGTATCTACGCCTTTTTGTAAACGTGAACTCAAAAACACATAAGTTTGATTCTTCCAGTGTCATTACCGTAATGGAACTTGGAAAAGGCGACAGTGTTAATGTTCACTGTAATCAATCGAACAAATATGTCGAAGGCACCGACACAAACACGTTCTTCTCCGGATTTCTTATTGAGTGA